In the genome of Etheostoma cragini isolate CJK2018 chromosome 5, CSU_Ecrag_1.0, whole genome shotgun sequence, the window TTAGGACAGCAGGAGAGCCGGGTGTAGAGGGTTGCCTTTCCCTTCCAGCAGATCTCTTTTCTCCATCACTGAGACCGGTGAGCAGAGCTGGGCCGGTCCGGACTGCAGCCCCGTCAGGCTGGGCACGGGACCCATGGATGGGGTGGGTTTTATTGGCACGGGAACGGCGGGCAGGGTTTGCCCGTTGGCATTATGGTACAGGCCCTTTGCTGACACACTGAAGGGCGCGTACTCGGATGATGGGGGTACGTGCACGCAACCCATGGACTCCGACAGCATCCCGACGTGTGGCCACATGGAGTTGACCACGCTGCTGAGCTGCGGGGGCACCGGGTAACCCAGGTGGTGCATGACAGAGGTGAGGGGGAGCCCGCTGGCCATCACACCCTTGTAGTCCCGTCCTATAATGTTCTCGATTGCGAATGGGTGTTTAAACCCGCCAGACTGTGCGCAAGTAATGCCCCCGTAACCCTGAAAGTGAGGGACCCGAGTCATTGTGCTTCCCGGGCCGGCTGCATGGTCATGCGGGCCGGATGCCGTGCCCACTTTGCTGCCcggatggtggtggtgatggtgaaaGTAATGCATCATCGGTGAGCTCTTGCAGGCCATATGCTCAGCGCGCAGCACCTTGAAGCGCTTCCTTCTCCTCAGGAAGCTGCCGTTCTCAAACATGTCACCGCAGTCCGGGTGCAGCGCCCAGAAGCTTCCTTTCCCGGGTTGATCAGGCCGCCGAGGGATCTTGATGAAGCAGTCGTTAAAGGAGAGGTTATGTCTCAGGGAATTCTGCCACCGTTGGGTATTCTCTCGATAATATGGAAACCGGTCCATGA includes:
- the foxb2 gene encoding forkhead box protein B2 → MPRPGKNSYSDQKPPYSYISLTAMAIQNSSEKMLPLSDIYKFIMDRFPYYRENTQRWQNSLRHNLSFNDCFIKIPRRPDQPGKGSFWALHPDCGDMFENGSFLRRRKRFKVLRAEHMACKSSPMMHYFHHHHHHPGSKVGTASGPHDHAAGPGSTMTRVPHFQGYGGITCAQSGGFKHPFAIENIIGRDYKGVMASGLPLTSVMHHLGYPVPPQLSSVVNSMWPHVGMLSESMGCVHVPPSSEYAPFSVSAKGLYHNANGQTLPAVPVPIKPTPSMGPVPSLTGLQSGPAQLCSPVSVMEKRDLLEGKGNPLHPALLLS